One window from the genome of Osmerus eperlanus chromosome 1, fOsmEpe2.1, whole genome shotgun sequence encodes:
- the slc25a34 gene encoding solute carrier family 25 member 34 encodes MSSSQLLKYPSTDSPLSPLASRGMPPTSPPLSQALSGTPWPPVDFALGALACCGACVFTNPLEVVKTRLQLQGELQTRGSYQRHYRGVIQALWVVGRTDGLRGLQKGLSAGLIYQGLMNGVRLGFYSHCEALGLTAVHGGSLLSGAVAGALGAAVASPAYLVKTHLQAQTVKAIAVGHQHNHQGVSSAFATIYRREGVLGLWRGVNGAVPRVMVGSAAQLATFSSTKELVAARQWFSPNSWLITLTAAMISGVAVAITMTPFDVISTRLYNQPVDELHRGRLYHSFSDCLVKVCGTEGMLGLYKGMGPVFIRLAPHTILSMLLWDLMRQKAFQDHW; translated from the exons ATGAGCAGCTCTCAGCTCCTGAAGTACCCCTCCACAGACTCCCCGCTCAGCCCCCTAGCGTCCCGGGGGatgccccccacctccccgcctctctcccaggccctCTCCGGCACCCCGTGGCCCCCGGTGGACTTCGCCCTGGGCGCGCTGGCCTGCTGCGGGGCCTGCGTCTTCACCAACCCCCTGGAGGTGGTGAAGACGCGGCTGCAGCTGCAGGGAGAGCTGCAGACTCGGGGGTCCTACCAGCGGCACTACCGCGGGGTGATCCAGGCCCTGTGGGTGGTGGGGCGGACTGACGGGCTCCGGGGCCTCCAGAAGGGGCTCTCGGCCGGGCTGATATACCAGGGTCTGATGAACGGCGTGAGGCTGGGCTTCTATTCCCACTGCGAGGCTTTGGGCCTGACGGCGGTCCACGGAGGGAGCCTGTTGTCAGGGGCGGTGGCTGGGGCCCTGGGGGCCGCTGTGGCCTCTCCTGCTTATCTG GTGAAGACGCATCTGCAGGCTCAGACAGTGAAGGCCATAGCAGTGGGCCATCAGCATAACCATCAG gggGTGTCCAGTGCCTTTGCCACTATTTACCGTCGGGAGGGCGTGCTGGGTCTGTGGAGGGGGGTGAACGGGGCGGTACCCCGGGTGATGGTGGGGTCTGCTGCCCAGCTGGCCACCTTCAGCTCCACCAAGGAGCTGGTGGCAGCTCGCCAG TGGTTCAGTCCAAACAGCTGGCTGATCACTCTGACAGCCGCTATGATCAGTGGGGTTGCTGTGGCGATCACCATGACGCCGTTTGATGTCATCAGCACACGCCTCTACAACCAACCCGTCGATGAGCTGCACAGG GGTCGACTGTACCACAGCTTCTCTGACTGCCTGGTGAAGGTGTGTGGGACAGAGGGCATGCTGGGACTGTACAAAGGCATGGGCCCTGTTTTCATCCGCCTGGCCCCCCACACCATCCTCAGCATGCTGCTGTGGGACCTGATGAGACAGAAGGCGTTCCAGGACCACTGGTGA